GAATAATCTTAGTATATCGATatgctatcatttggtggtattcttcagtatccgaatctaATAGCTTGTAAATATAGATCTGATTATTTCAATAATCATTGATTGATCTAAAtcggcaaaggagtttattgatttaaacataagagcctttgtcgtaCTGAAGAATATCTCTGATTTACTTCTTTATATTGAAGAATGGTTTCCAAATAGATCAAATGAATTACTTTCTGGAAGATGATCCAAAGTTTTTGAGTGCTTGACTTCTTCACAACGGCTGAagaaacttaagatagtggactataTCTTAGGATTCTCTTGCGTCGCAAAATTGGTTgtaggtgcagggatactgaggaaactaggtaactagggttaTTTTACTTgatctcaattatacgaagttggtagtgttcTTTGTATAGTTTCCTGGGGTTTTTACAAtatttatggtttcctcgttaacaaaaacttattatgtgcttttactttactttccggaTTATAATTGCtcaagttataattaaagtaattccACTTGTACGTTAACACTTGGGTTGATTCCTATAATTTAAGGTTCAGTTTCAGACTTgttctatataccaagtgtataccttgtagtttgatatcttcttgacagtctccGTCCATATTATATCATATAAGGTAtcatacttataggttgatatcaaaaagattgtggtgtacttggtaccctcgacatttcatgaacaaagtttgagtttttgatatgagaaatatTGAATGAGTAATCTTAACTGGAATCTCACCTTTGACGCGCAAAGTGCAGTCTCTAAAGGTATTTGTTGTGGGTATAGTTTTGGCTCGTTTGTCCGTGGAATGAATGATATAAGTCTATGGATagggttttgttttattttaggccccacaaattttattatttcactCTTATCTGATGTTTACTATGTACTACCAGATAAATGTAACCTTATAGTATAGGTAGGTAGAGATCCACCACCAGAGGAGATCGACAAATGTATACAAGTATCAGCAAATGTAAAGATCATAAGCTATTTCTAGAAACTACATCACATTTCTTCGCGATTGAAATAATATAATAAACTACCATTATAAAAAGAGGTGACCTCCTAAACATTATTGTTATAACCGTCCTAGCCAGTAGCATAACAATGAAGAATATTGGCTGGAAGAATGAAGCTCCATAACAGATGCAAGATGATGCTAAGGAAAAGTAAAGCACGGGACTGTGCATCGGAGCATGTCCGAGAGCGCTTGAGTATGCCgtctcaaggatgatgcaaggacGTCATGGACTAAACTATGAGGCGACCAATGCATTGTTTCAAGGCCTGACCAAAGATTGTACAGTGCATGAAGAAGGCACGATCAAATGTATCATGCACTATTGTCCGTTATTCGACTAAGTAAAGCATATGACTCATGGAGCTTATGATGCATGAAGCAACATTGGCATCATTTGAGAAGCATTTGGACATGAGTTTATCATATCTTAAGTGTCTAAGGGGATGCAACTCAAAGCCCGAGCATGATGATGCACAATGGTATAACAATGGCTTATACGTGACAATATTGGGTTACTTATTTGCTTTACACGAGCGCCATATTTACAAAGTAAGTTAATAGTCTCGGAATGCGGAGATGCTTGTATTCATATTTATAGCGTTTAATATATCTCAGATCGGCACGTAAAAATCAGCACATATTTTGCCACGAAGGTATTACCGTATATCAAAAATCATTTAGTGTTATTATTTACAATTTTTTGTTGTATCATTGTTATAAAAAGGTATGGTGTTTGTCTCCATGATGACAAAAGTTATCAGACGGAGGACGTTTAATATAGACCTGATCCGAAGGTCAGAAAACTCCGGATGGAGTAGTCATTTGACGGCTACGAAAGACTCACAACTATGAGAGACTCTCGGTGTTTACCATAATAGGGTCTCCTGCCACTTTTATGTCGAATACCAAATAAACTCCTGTTGAAAAGAGGAGTAATCCTGTGAAAGGCAAAAGAAAGAAGAATCACGGTGTTTACCATAAAAGGGTCTCCTGTCAATTTTTCACATAGAATAGGGGTCGGTAAGGAAGGAGTTCGTCATGTAAAACCTACCTTATTTTCTTGAGATTTCTCACACAACCCTCTTTTTCTTTTGCCTCTCTGAAACCACTTCGACCAGAATAGTAATGGATTCCAACTATCAAATTCATCTTTGATAGTTAGGTGTATGGTCATTTTTATTTGTAACAGCACGAGGTGTTAAAGTCCCAATCGGATGCACAAATTGACTATGTACATCATCTGACTACCCAATTATCAGACATCGTTAATGCGATTGACAGCCAACGGGTTGGTTCTTCGTTTCTCTCTTTTTGTAGGAACAGATCCACTGACCGGTTACGGTTTAGGGCCTTACTTCAAAGTCATCTATTTTGCAGGTCATAGTTTTTCTCATATAGATCCTTCTATTACCCCAATCTAAATTACACCATCTGAGTTTGGATTTGGTATGTTGATATATTTTAATGGGTGTTTGCTAATAATAATTTGTCTGAGAAGCTACTATGTCGTAGACATGCTGCAATTCTCATTTTGCGGGTGATAATAACAATACAAAAGTTATTTAATTCAGTTATTGTTTTCcgttttttgtatttcatttcactACGAGCATGTAATAACAAAGGCAGTATAAAACTACTTCCAAATATAAATGTAACAATCAGACCAGGAATTGGTGACGAGCTTTACATTTTGTTTTGCAGTCAGGGTTCCTGCGTAGGTCTAAAATATGTACACAGAAAGGAGAGGTTGAGCCGGAGCCATAAGCCCCTGGAATACCTAGTATTTTATGAAAAACCATGTTCTATATAGTGCATACAAAGATTATGATACATTATCACCAACAAATATATATGGGTTAAAATATTGACCCAATTAATACAACAAATAATTCGTGAATTCGTATAGTCTTCCAACTATTTGGAAATGCTATAAAAATCATGAATATGATCCGGGATTATAAAAATACGCCTAAAATATGTGTACCAGTGTGTTCGGATAATCCGTTAACTTACTAACCAGGGGCCCAGGCCTCAGAGGTACATATGGATTAGGATCATttgcaaaataaataataaaaaaaaatattataataataacATAAATAAATCACATAGTATAATCCTAAATTTGCAATTCTTTAATTGAAAACACAACACCGGGTTCACAACAATTGTTCAACTCTGATCAAAGTATTCTTAACAATTGAAATTCTACGAGACTGAAAACTCCTCAAAACTGTTTGTGTAGAGTGGGATTGCGCAATTATAAACTCTAGCAAGTTCTTTTATTACTGATTGGTATTCTCCCAGagctttggatttggatttggtatTCTCCAATCCCATGGCATTTCAGGGTTCTTTTTCCTCCACTCCCATGGCTTTTCAGGATTTGACAATGCCCACAATCCGACACGAGCAGCTCTAGCCTCCATTTCCCACTAATTTAATTGAAGCATAGAGGCGTGTCAAATAactaagaagagaaaaaaaacaattaaGACCAAGAATTGCTTGCAACTCGCGCACTCACCTTTGCGAGTTCAGGGCTGTTGCCATAGTCTGAATAGTTCCATGCACCCCCTTTCTTGAGCATCACCTCCTACAGGAAGGAAGCGTTGCAAAGGATGAAATTTCAAGGGCAAAGTGTTAAACTGTATCTAATTTCAATGTAAGGAAATTGTTGGCAGTAAGGATGTTTTATGGTACCTGCACAAATATTCCATTGCAATGGACGTCTCCTACGAGTCGGCCATGTGGATCCACCCCGTAAACATGAACTGTCAAACACTTGCCTTCAACCAGCTTAGTAAGTTCTTCCTTGGCCTCTTGCCCGTATGGCATTTTGATTTCTGGTGCATCAATACCCCTGTTTATCCAATAATGTTAATTCCAAAATGATATGAACAAATTTGATTTCATTTTAGACAAATCAAACAGGAATCCGTTTTACCTCAATCTAACCCGATATCTTTTCGTAAGAGTATGCTCATTGTTAGTACCTCTTAGGAGTCTGTATATATAGGCCAAGAAGAACAAATTGGTGGGTAATGGTGATGTTTATTGGTGAAcgaaaacaaaatataagatGAGCAATGAGAACCTGTAACCAGCATCCACAATTTTCTTATAGCATGCATCTGCAGTCGCATAATCCATGTTAGCACGTGCTCTCAATCGTTGTGATACTGCCTCTTGCACAACCTTGGGCACATTGCGAGCTTCCCTTGGGTCCGCAACATCCACATAAACCGTTAAGCAATCCCCATCAGGAACACATCTTGAATCCACCTaattggaaacaaaaaaaaaagagctgGTTTTTCCATAAGTTTAAGGAACATTATCTCACTCGAAATTCCTGCAATACAAACATCCCTCCTTCAGGCAGAGAAGCAGTAGGAGGAAAGGCTACTACTGCCGGAACTTCTACCCGTGCACGTAGAACAGGAAGACCATAGAATTTCAATAGCCCTATTGCTGTAACAAAAACCCCTAATTAGTATTGTTTTCTTAATGCTCAGCAATTGAAGACCTAAGTAACTAATAATAGAGAAATTGGGG
This genomic stretch from Papaver somniferum cultivar HN1 chromosome 5, ASM357369v1, whole genome shotgun sequence harbors:
- the LOC113280212 gene encoding uncharacterized 38.1 kDa protein-like, with the protein product MEEVIDLSAIRVEPILLLPFEHLSPLVVKIVHKVGNGRGFRNNTSKHLQIAILGPQCHGLMFLDKNPIGKILCQVPKDIEVVSSRLHFFNLSSAHKPIDHQEYDLLGHHGVSTATVGVSALAHDVFHFDITSQAWKEANQPPKTPEQTSRLVIQTLETADDIEVDSRCVPDGDCLTVYVDVADPREARNVPKVVQEAVSQRLRARANMDYATADACYKKIVDAGYRLLRGTNNEHTLTKRYRVRLRGIDAPEIKMPYGQEAKEELTKLVEGKCLTVHVYGVDPHGRLVGDVHCNGIFVQEVMLKKGGAWNYSDYGNSPELAKWEMEARAARVGLWALSNPEKPWEWRKKNPEMPWDWRIPNPNPKLWENTNQ